Within the Erigeron canadensis isolate Cc75 chromosome 6, C_canadensis_v1, whole genome shotgun sequence genome, the region TCAGCAGCCGTCAAATCTTCAGAGGGAAGTTGTTCCTCCCCAGGTGCAGCATAATTGAAAAAGTCACCCACCGGACAAAAACAACCAGCAGCATCCCACGGAATATGCATTGTGCGAGAAGATATCTTTATGCAATAAAAACATGTGtaaatattattatagtttaatcAAGTTTTAAAGTTCGAAGTGTTACAAACATAAATATCAATCAATGATGAACACGGACCATCCAACCAATCAACATATAGATCAATCgcaactttatttttttaacttattttcgTTAAGCAATTTCGTCAGCATTAACATGTCCCCTTGTTGTAAATTACAGTCAGAAACTGAAATGCACTTACGGATGCAGAAGCCCAGATCCAAGCCTTGAAGCTCATGTAATGTGGCTTGAACATAAGCTCTTCCATAATTGGACAAGCATCTTTCCACTCTACTTTGGTCTTCTCTAACGCTTTCTCTGCAGTCCAAATAGCATCATCCAGCTGAAAGTTACTTACAAAACATCAGAATAACATACCAATTGAACAGAACCGACTCTTCATATGCTAAAAAAAATACAGTTCACTACAAAACTTATAACCTTACTTGTAATGCTTGTATTTCAAACTGATCAAAACTTGCCAAAATATCATAATTAGTAGGGAATTGTGTCAAATACGGGTACCACCACGACTGCTTTCCCTTAGCCACTTCATTCAGTAATGCAACAGCCAGTACCTGCGCTATAAAATAtttcagaatcagtgtcattcGTTATTCTCAAATGGTTCTTTAGATATAatacaaaaacatatttttCCTTTTGCCCGTTTTAGCCATTGTACTTTCCGTATATCTGTGTCATTAAAAGATGGTTTTGTGTTCCATATAAAAGTTACAGTTTTAAGAGCCAAATACTTGAAAATGTACTTAGCTATACCATAAAGTACTCCATTGTATATATCCAACTTAAAATGTTTCCATCTTGTGTATTTAACCTACACATTACTAGGATGAtcatatggaaaatgataaatcctcctaaccaatcctcctaatatatccacttgttaacacatgtaatccactaattctctttcctaatctcaccccctgattttccacatgtcacgatcctattaattaggaggatttttaggctaaccaattaagaggattgatcattaccctgATCATATTACTATTGTATGCATCTAGCAGTAGTTTCAATGACGTGTTATCTATATAAAGTGCCACGTAGTATCCATTAAGTTGCCATATCAACAAAAGTAGAGGATATTTTACATTTACAGGAGGAAAAACAAACGACTTACGAATTGTAATACCTGAGTAGAGGATAAATTGGATTTAGAAACACACATAGAGAGCTTAACATCATTCATAACTAATGATTGTGACGTCATCAAAGCTGATTTAGGAACTCTAAGTATTAATTCCCCTTTCCCAATATCACGCACTGCACATAATCCTCTCCTGCATATAATTAtatgatgaaatgaaatgataaacattattatataaacacacacaaacactaaTATATTACCCGCCGGCATTAGGGAAATGTGAAACAGATAAAGAATGTCCCAagcaagatgatgatgatgatgatgatggtgaacATGTTTGAGAAACATTAGTGTTTTGTGGTTTGTGTTGGTTAACTTCGATAAAAGGAGAATCTGAAATTCCGTTAAGGGTTGCCCAATCTAGAAAGTTTTTTAACTTTGCCGATTCCTCCATGGCCGGCACTAACCACCGTGGCACCGCCGTAACCCTCTTGGTCACTTGTGTATGAAGCTAACGATGTTAATTAGTTAGGGCTGGGCCTGGCTTTATTTAGCccacatatattttataaatatttgtttgttttttaagatCTTGAAACTTCGTGTTATCATTTGACAACGAGAGGTATATCATACGTTTCTTTAACCGGGACATCGCAGAGAGTTTACTTGAAGTAGAATAAACTATTTGAAGACCTGATGTGAGAAAACCCCCTACTAGTCCGTTCGAATGCACAACGAATAATAATGGTAAATTCTGCTTCTGATTTTTGTGGTGGTGGATTAAATAAGTGTTTTTTACGATAGTTCTAAATTTTATCCTAGACATTCCCTTAGTTTAAATTAGTAGATGCAGATAGTTTGTCCtcgaaaaaaaaactaattcgTTATTTTGTACAAACACAAACCTAATGTTAAATTTTGTGTTACAAATCATTTTCCATACTGATTCTGCCATTTGatattattgatttttataGCGTGTTTTCGTTGGTACTTTGTGATACAAAATTAGTGTTTGAtgaagtatatgtatatgtaagaCGTTTGATGAAATATTGTAGTAAATAACTtccttttaactttaatttggtcatatgtttattctttacTGTAAGCTAATCTTTCATAAAATGTGGTAGATTTAAGTGTAGGTGTTGTTATATATGAGTGTACATACAGCTCAACTATATTTCGTTTGGACTTTAggttatttaatttttgtatgcTCTATGTTTGGTGGATATCAGGTCAGAGACATTCTCAGTTTTACTTAagatcttgagttcgatccttagggatgacaaaactTTGGGGTTtttccctctgaatacttgtaatggcccatggtcaacatctcgttgtctagggtacatgcaaggcttcaccattatacggtaagGTTTCCCCAATATCGTATGctgactgaatgttcgaaaaaaaaattatttattagatACCTGTATATTTTTGTACGTACTTTTATTACCAACTAGATTAttaacccgcgtaatacgcgggtgaacatatattattaatgaCATTTCGATGTTTTATAATACTATACATGCATAACTATAGATAAAAAACAATGATAAATTAAcctaaacaaattaaaatcaactcaatagtaaaatgatgatattttgaaaattaCACGACATTGAGTTAATTTCAAACCCATATCTATAGTAAAATATAGATGCAAATTATTActcatttccatattaaaaaagAATGTGGAATATATAAACTAAGTGAAATAAAAACCTATATGACAAATACATTCATTAAACactattaaaaacataataataaatgtaagaagttttaatatttttcttagAAAGAAAAGAGGTAGttcaatttaaaaatttgtcaaacaTCTAATGTAATGCAAGAGGCAATATCTAAAATACAAATTGACATTAATTCATaatctattatttttttattaaaattgttcATGTTCATTTATAATACTTTTAGAAGAATTATTATCAACTTTGAGAAATTAGCATAGATAGGTGTTAAATATGAGGCACTTTTTTTCTTGTCAATTTCTTAtatctaacatatattttaaatttaaattttgaataaaaatcatGAAAGATATTTACAAATTTTGATGAGTTTCTTTcttataactaaaaatatagTTATGTAAATTATCATTATAGgatattaaaattaatgaacataataatatataatatataaagtaaaaagggttaaaagttaatgccaacaaatatatataacgaataagaatataaaaatatgattagTTATGAAatcaaagatatataaataatacaccGTGTGTTGTATATGGTCtaccaaaaatatatttaataaaataatttacacacTTAAGAttggataaataaataaaaaggcatAAGATAAACTCATATACAAATCATACAAATTTAGaagtattaaaaattaaaaattataaaggtACTCAAAATGTTTAGTAAAACTTTAAAACATCTATTTATCaataaactgaaaaaaaaagttgtgtaTCTCTTGAGAGGAATGCTAGAATGACTCATattttacaaactttttttttactaacaTATGTGGAAACTGATGTGGGATTTTCAGGTCATTTAATAtttcttaaataaaactaaCCTAGGTTAGATAACCCTACACTAATTTTCCCTTCCTCATTCTACCATATCACGCTATGCAGTTTCCATCTGATCATAACCTCTTCATAACATAACCTTCTCCGGAACACAACCTACCTATGAGCAGAGATCAATCtccaattattttatataaaccactctttttcccttgaaCTTTCtatatttgaaaaacaaaaaatatccttttcttttattcactaatttaaacatctccatctaatatatcTATAGTACCCTTAATGTAATAATTTAAGGTATAGACccccaacacttaaaataagtaCAATACcacttttaatattaattacttttacattcatcGTCATCGTCGCCTCATCACCGTCCCTATTAATGCTGCCCCTGCCACCATCTCCGTCATCATTACACCACCGCCGGTGGGAGCATCTAATTACAAAGATTAATTGGTAACTTATCAACTATATCTACtaaaaattaacatataaaatCTTGGATAATATTAAAGGTACATGTGGACGTAAAACTTTGATATCATCTAATTGTAAAAAGTTCATAATTTGATACGGGCAATTTATTAGTTGTGTTATTTATATAACATGAATTGCTTaagtatttaatatttaatatttagtaatttagtatATAGTAATTTAgggaagaaatttaaaaaaagtagaTGATGCAAGCAAAGTAATCCAAAGGCCTAAAttcaaacttgtttctcatCTAAGAgttattacttttttaaaattgaatttagatggttgttttattattattgggagatatatatatatacatcatttcacatgtgattTCATCGATCAGCACGATGACATCTACTTCGACACACATTAAATAGTGATAACATACTCGATCGTAACAGATACATGTGTAGTACTAGTGTATTCTTGAACGATAGTTGAAGCACATTCGTAGCTCACATGGATCTCAACAATTGGTCAACATGCATTCCCAAAACGAATGGAAATTAAAAAGTTGTACATTTTAGACTCCTTTATTTGATATAATCGTAATAAAATTCTACACGAAACCTAGTGTACTTTCTTTCGTAGGCCTAATGCTACTTCTACTTGCTACTACCAAAACAATGTTTTAAGTACATCACTTCCATTTCAAATCTTcatttagttttaatttgttatgGACATTGGATGACTTCTAACaccatcatttttatttttattttaaaaagttatacgaataaatgtttaattatcttttattcaGTAATAATCAACAATcataaatagaaaacaaaaatattaaacgCAAATGATTAAGGATGTGAGATAAAGGCTCGACCTTCGTGAGTGATGGTTTATCTCCTACCTTCGTGGTACGAGTTTTTTCACCTATTTTGTAGTTTTTGTAGTTAAAGGCCTTGAATGAATATAGAATAGGTAGCTTAATTCGAATCTAGATTTGTAATTATACTATTGTTTGTGTCTAACACTTTGCTGGtgactttatttatatatataattattttgccgtcaaaataaaaaatcacaAATAGTTAAATATTAGGGAAGAGATCCCTCAAGTTGTTTATAGGGGTCAAGTTAGAAACATATTGATCATTTAAAATCAATTGTCAAAAGATTTAAGGATCAAAGATTATCTTTGAACCTTGactattgattttaatccacTGATTAAAGATTTCACAAACTCACTACTCGTGTTTAGAAACTTGACTAATTATGTTAGAAAACTTGACTCATGTTAAGGAACTTTAAGAAATCCCTTAgagtgcattcttgagttttatttttaagggataggtaaataaaagataaaaaaactttaatttttcgttcttgagttttttttgtgGAAGAATAGAAAGAGGAAGAAAGGAAAAGTTAAAGCTTTTTTACACTAAAACTTTCCAGCAAAAAATGGCCTGATTGTGAAGGAAAAGATAactctttagtttttttttttttcaactcaaGAATGCATTTTTTGCATCTAATTTTCTATCATTTTCTTTCCTATTCAATCttctacctttttttttttataataaaaattcaaGAATGATCTTTTAGAAATTAACTTAAGCAAAGGATAGAAGTCATAaaacatttgattttattttcacAAGACTAACAGCTGGAGACCTACTCATTTCTACCCATAAGCGTGTGGACACCACCCTTCTTTTaacaaatttgtttttatatagattatattaatattaatattaatattaatcacTTATCGGATATCAGTTATTTTAGTTCAtaagattttattttgttaatgtaaatcatcattattaaaaacttattgattttaaatgggATTGACTGGTAACTAACTTATGCCCTTATGGATCATAGAGTAAATCCATTTTAAGAGAGAAAAGAAACCTATAACCTCACATtaaaccttaatttttttttgctaaaGTTACTAATAATACTCCAAAATCTCACAAAAGCACCGGCCTTTCTTTGAGCTTTTACCGACAAATGCTTTGACCCTATCTTCCATGTGTGTCCAATTCATGCACTTTTAGATAGCCATTTGAGAATGGCCACGTGTCGGTTAGTTCCAACGTCAGCAAATTAGGATCTCACTTTTGATAAGCTTATCCTCCTGTAATTGGTAGACCAATCCACGTGTCCATATCCACCCAGATCCCTCTTTATCACTTTTTAATAAGCGAATTAGGAGTAGTCATTGACTCACTGGAGTAAATCATGTTTTAGTAATAAACCTAAAAATTGATgtgtttttcttaaaattttgacCTTATTTTCTCATTgacaaaattttattatttgtaatttattcagtaaatttatttaattgaattaaGTAACGATTACAGGAGGCAAGctaaaaatcattatatttattaattatataatttatatttggggttgatttaatttgtgtttatcTTTAATATTGACATTTTATCAAGAAAACCTTTATGTTCGGTCTTTGATtccaattatttatttttttgttatttgaataGTGTGAAACTGCATCACAATCATTGGTTATCGTCATCATGTATACTGATAAACAATTTTGTGATCCACGTGTAAAAATGACAGGTACATAAAACCTGACACTTCTATAAATTTATCACTCTCCCTAATAAGGCTATCACCAATGAGGGCGTCCTTAGgcgcccttaggtgcccttggatatccttcGCCGTTGAAGTTTGtctaaaactaaagatttttttaaggatGCCCTTACTTAAGGGCATGCTCTTACTTgtctttacctaatatatttttgttttttagtggaggtaaaaagatatgtaaggatatttaaagatgtttgtatggttggagataaaattataagattcgaaaaatttgtaaggatatgatgtggcagctcaaaaACGCCTAAAACGTCTTTAACATTCTAATAACTTAGCAATTTAATTCCAACATATGTGTATTTATAACTAACCCCGCAATAACCAAAATCAGTCTTTTAACACAAAAAGCTAAACTAGATTCCAAGAATTAGATCAGCCCAAATATTGAGATAGCAACTACCAAACAAGCCATTTTCACAcgaaaagaaaacataattcTAGGGAGTGCTAAAAGAGCCCTAACAAACGGAAACAAGAAATTAATgtgacaattttttatttttttttgtgagtaCTATTTTagcataaatcttttttttttgtcagtCATTTTATTTTGGCTGCCATTCTGCTCTCTGCTGGTGATATACTCATCCTTATTTTCTTGCATTGACTGGTTGTGACACCCTAACAGATTTCAACAGGTTGGCTTTTCCCTAAATTATATTCTTTTCcaaattttcaatataaatttcaaaactttttttgtGGGCATATGATATAAatgaagtaaatatatatatatatacacaccatttttatagtttatgtGCTTCATTTTCACTTTAAATTTGGACTCATTTTCTTTATAGGAATATGCTCAaggtattttattaatataatttttgtagATTTTGTGTTGGAAAGCTCATGAAACCTAACATGTGGTGCTGTCCAAATTgagcttttttttaaaaaattttatttgtaattttgtatatatttattgagtGGACTAAAAATAGGCAACACCCATATGCAAGTAGAACAAAGTTTTGGTTTTTTGCTTCTTTATTTTAATGCTTGTccttatatacaaatatatagacTTATATATAGATGAATATATTTGAGTTTGTTCTCCACTGTTGCTATTTAGTTTGATTATTATTAACATCAACCAATTGATATTCAACAGGAATCCTACAAAAAATAGTACAAAACTTGATTAAGTTTGAAAGCTTTGTGTGGAATTCATCATTTTTCCACTGAATGTGAAGTGGGATTTTGATAATAAGGAGACAAGTTATTTAGTAGCATGTGCTTTCAACATATAAGAAGGTATTAGGGGACAAGCTTTATTGAGAGCacccaaatttatattttttttaggtacAAGAACAAGCCATGTCTGTTGCTTTGATATGGGTTGTTTCGCCTAACTCCGAGTTCTCTAGTGGATTAGGATTCTTGGAAACAACTAAGTTAGTAGATTCATCAAGATTTGTAGGCAAAGCAAGAAGCTTTTTGTGGACTAATAGAATTAAGAATGTTGGTAATAGACTTAAGTGTAGTTCCTGCTATATGAATGCAGATGGATTCCGTGAAAAGGGTTATTTGGGATcgaaaaaggggaagaaattgGATTTGGTTTCGAGGGTGGTGGCTAACCCGAGCGGGGAATTGGCTATTTCATCAGAGCAGTTAGTTTATGATGTGGTTTTAAAACAAGCAGCTTTGGTCAAAGAACAGATGAGAGCTAAAGAAGAAGATATGGAAGTTAAACCGGATATCGTGCTTCCTGGAACACTTGGTTTATTAAGTGAAGCTTATGATAGGTGTGGTGAAGTTTGTGCAGAATATGCAAAGACCTTTTATTTAGGTTAGTTAGACTACTTTTTTACTTAAATTGCTGCAGAAAGTTTGTAGCTTTTTAGTTTAAGATCCAGTATATGCATAaaatattcatcttttaaattttttgttcacAGGAACACTGTTAATGACACCTGAGAGGCGAAAAGCTATTTGGGCAATTTACGGTGAGGATATTTATCCGATATGTGCATGAATcatgataatatatatgtttaattcttGGGATTTCATCTTAAGTTTAGTTTGTAGTTCTACGGAATAAGTACACTATCATGAACTTGAAAAATATCCTGTCTGTGGTGGTGAGAACTCGGGGTTGTGGTCCCCGTACGTGCTTCTGCATTTGTGGATTTGAAAAAAGAGATTGGTGTaataggaatttttttttttttattaaatgtttaatCTTTGTGCTTGTTAGCTACATGTGAAC harbors:
- the LOC122603429 gene encoding protein SET DOMAIN GROUP 40 isoform X2; protein product: MEESAKLKNFLDWATLNGISDSPFIEVNQHKPQNTNVSQTCSPSSSSSSSCLGHSLSVSHFPNAGGRGLCAVRDIGKGELILRVPKSALMTSQSLVMNDVKLSMCVSKSNLSSTQVLAVALLNEVAKGKQSWWYPYLTQFPTNYDILASFDQFEIQALQLDDAIWTAEKALEKTKVEWKDACPIMEELMFKPHYMSFKAWIWASASISSRTMHIPWDAAGCFCPVGDFFNYAAPGEEQLPSEDLTAADTGAKSLRLTDGVFEEIYSAYCFYARRNYKKGDQVLLSYGTYTNLELLEHYGFILNDNLNDKAYVALPSNLNIQCSWLPDSLYIHQNGKPSFALLTAMRLWATPTHLQKSVRQLAYSGSSISNTNEIIVMEWLVKKCCLAMENLPTSIEEDKSLLSVLDKEYETAMELKIALSGLTGETLAFLKVNGVVNDGISSTISIPKKVIRSLDRWKLAILWRLRYKMMLHYCISRCTKVINDVS
- the LOC122603429 gene encoding protein SET DOMAIN GROUP 40 isoform X1, with the translated sequence MEESAKLKNFLDWATLNGISDSPFIEVNQHKPQNTNVSQTCSPSSSSSSSCLGHSLSVSHFPNAGGRGLCAVRDIGKGELILRVPKSALMTSQSLVMNDVKLSMCVSKSNLSSTQVLQFVLAVALLNEVAKGKQSWWYPYLTQFPTNYDILASFDQFEIQALQLDDAIWTAEKALEKTKVEWKDACPIMEELMFKPHYMSFKAWIWASASISSRTMHIPWDAAGCFCPVGDFFNYAAPGEEQLPSEDLTAADTGAKSLRLTDGVFEEIYSAYCFYARRNYKKGDQVLLSYGTYTNLELLEHYGFILNDNLNDKAYVALPSNLNIQCSWLPDSLYIHQNGKPSFALLTAMRLWATPTHLQKSVRQLAYSGSSISNTNEIIVMEWLVKKCCLAMENLPTSIEEDKSLLSVLDKEYETAMELKIALSGLTGETLAFLKVNGVVNDGISSTISIPKKVIRSLDRWKLAILWRLRYKMMLHYCISRCTKVINDVS